In one Agathobacter rectalis ATCC 33656 genomic region, the following are encoded:
- the hisH gene encoding imidazole glycerol phosphate synthase subunit HisH, with the protein MIAIIDYGAGNLRSVEKALTAIGEESIVTRDRHEILNADKVILPGVGAFGDAMNSLKKYELDKVIHEVCDMDKPFLGICLGLQLLFEGSDESQGVEGLHVLDGQILRIPDKEGLKIPHIGWNSLDLQNNGRLFKGLSEHPYVYFVHSYYLKAADEAIVTATTEYSTHIHASVEKNNVFACQFHPEKSSTVGLSILKNFAGIGEA; encoded by the coding sequence ATGATTGCAATCATCGATTATGGAGCAGGCAACCTGCGAAGTGTGGAAAAGGCTCTTACAGCTATAGGCGAGGAGAGTATTGTGACCAGAGACAGGCATGAGATTTTAAATGCCGATAAGGTAATACTTCCCGGAGTAGGAGCTTTTGGAGATGCAATGAATTCGCTTAAAAAATACGAGCTGGACAAGGTGATTCACGAGGTTTGTGACATGGACAAGCCATTTCTTGGCATATGCCTGGGACTTCAGCTATTATTTGAGGGAAGCGATGAGAGTCAGGGCGTTGAGGGGCTTCATGTGCTTGACGGACAGATACTTCGCATACCAGATAAGGAAGGACTTAAAATACCTCACATAGGCTGGAATTCACTTGATTTACAGAACAATGGAAGGCTGTTTAAAGGTCTTTCAGAGCATCCGTATGTATATTTTGTGCATTCGTACTATCTGAAAGCCGCTGATGAAGCAATTGTCACAGCAACGACAGAGTACAGCACACACATTCATGCGTCTGTAGAGAAAAACAATGTGTTCGCCTGCCAGTTCCATCCGGAAAAGAGCAGCACAGTCGGACTTTCGATACTTAAAAATTTTGCAGGGATAGGGGAGGCATAA
- the hisF gene encoding imidazole glycerol phosphate synthase subunit HisF — MFTKRIIPCLDVNNGRVVKGINFVNLRDAGDPVEIAAAYDKAGADEVVFLDITASSDNRNTVVDMVRKVAEKVFIPFTVGGGIRTVDDFKALLREGADKISINSSAINTPRLISDAADKFGSQCVVVAIDARRRVDGSGWNVYKNGGRIDTGLDAIEWAVKANELGAGEILLTSMDCDGTKDGYDIELTRFIADNVSVPVIASGGAGTKEHFYEALTEGKADAALAASLFHYKELEIMDLKNYLADKGVSVRR; from the coding sequence ATGTTTACGAAGAGAATAATCCCATGTCTGGATGTGAATAACGGACGTGTTGTTAAGGGCATAAACTTTGTCAATTTAAGAGATGCAGGTGACCCGGTTGAGATTGCGGCTGCTTATGATAAGGCAGGTGCAGATGAGGTGGTTTTTCTGGATATTACGGCGTCAAGCGACAACAGAAATACTGTTGTGGATATGGTCAGAAAGGTTGCTGAAAAGGTGTTTATACCGTTCACTGTGGGCGGCGGCATCAGAACAGTCGATGATTTTAAGGCACTTCTTAGAGAGGGTGCGGACAAGATTTCAATAAATTCAAGTGCCATAAACACACCGCGGCTTATCAGCGACGCTGCGGATAAGTTTGGCAGCCAGTGTGTGGTTGTGGCAATCGATGCAAGGCGTCGTGTTGACGGAAGCGGCTGGAATGTATACAAGAACGGAGGCCGCATAGATACAGGCCTTGATGCCATTGAATGGGCTGTTAAGGCAAATGAGCTTGGAGCGGGAGAGATACTTCTTACAAGCATGGACTGTGACGGCACAAAGGATGGCTACGATATCGAGCTTACAAGGTTTATTGCCGATAACGTTTCTGTTCCGGTTATCGCATCGGGCGGTGCAGGCACAAAGGAGCATTTTTACGAGGCTCTGACCGAGGGAAAGGCGGACGCAGCGCTTGCAGCTTCACTTTTCCACTACAAGGAGCTTGAAATTATGGATTTAAAGAATTATCTGGCAGATAAAGGTGTGTCGGTCAGAAGATAG
- a CDS encoding uracil-DNA glycosylase: protein MSMLDGEWAKAVGAEFKKPYYRDLYNFVRDEYATHVVYPPADDIFNAMHFTPLDKVKVLILGQDPYHNVNQAHGLSFSVLPSQKDIPPSLQNIYKELHDDLGCDIPNNGYLKKWADQGVLLLNTVLTVRAHQANSHQGHGWEKFTDAIIEAVNEQDRPIVYMLWGRPAQSKIPMLTNPKHLILKAPHPSPLSAYRGFFGCKHFSKANEFLKEHGVEPVDWQIEDI, encoded by the coding sequence ATGAGTATGCTTGATGGCGAGTGGGCAAAGGCTGTGGGAGCCGAGTTTAAAAAACCGTATTATAGGGATTTGTACAATTTTGTAAGAGATGAATATGCCACACATGTGGTATATCCTCCGGCAGATGACATATTTAATGCCATGCATTTTACGCCACTTGACAAGGTGAAGGTACTCATCCTCGGACAGGATCCGTACCACAATGTCAATCAGGCGCATGGATTGTCGTTTTCTGTGCTTCCGTCTCAGAAGGATATTCCACCATCACTGCAGAATATCTACAAGGAACTGCACGACGATTTAGGGTGTGATATCCCCAATAACGGATACCTGAAGAAATGGGCTGACCAGGGTGTTTTACTATTGAATACGGTGCTCACTGTCAGAGCTCATCAGGCAAACTCGCATCAGGGGCACGGCTGGGAGAAGTTCACGGATGCAATCATAGAGGCTGTAAATGAGCAGGATAGACCTATAGTGTATATGCTCTGGGGACGTCCGGCGCAGTCAAAGATTCCTATGCTTACAAATCCAAAGCATCTGATATTGAAAGCACCGCATCCAAGCCCGCTGTCGGCTTACAGAGGCTTTTTTGGTTGCAAGCATTTTAGTAAAGCCAATGAGTTTCTTAAGGAGCATGGAGTGGAGCCTGTTGACTGGCAGATAGAGGATATATAA
- the fliD gene encoding flagellar filament capping protein FliD codes for MRGIGMWDSSSISTLFSGFSSSRSSNAASSFIANMDMTTYSGIRSGSYFKLLKSYYGNNLNSKAQSLVSSSVSTSKDSAKTLASIESESEDMVKSAQALYKNSRKDDTDATYKKVAAFVSDYNSLINAADDSETKQISRNLESMKSLTDINSKSLAKVGITVDSKSGKLSVDEDTFKKADSTRVDALFKGNGSYAYAVASKASMLEYAAKNEAEKTNTYGANGRYTQAYNSGYNYNMFL; via the coding sequence ATGAGAGGAATAGGAATGTGGGATTCATCATCCATATCCACACTGTTTTCCGGCTTTAGCAGCAGTAGAAGCAGCAATGCAGCGTCGTCTTTTATTGCCAATATGGATATGACTACATATAGCGGCATTAGAAGTGGCAGCTATTTTAAGCTTCTCAAGTCATATTATGGAAATAACCTTAATTCAAAGGCCCAGTCTCTTGTCTCATCATCTGTTTCTACATCTAAGGATTCAGCGAAGACACTTGCGTCCATCGAGTCGGAGTCAGAGGACATGGTAAAGTCGGCGCAGGCTCTTTACAAAAACAGCCGCAAGGACGATACAGATGCTACGTACAAGAAAGTGGCAGCTTTTGTGTCTGATTACAACAGCCTCATTAATGCTGCGGATGATTCCGAGACAAAGCAGATTTCGAGAAATCTTGAGTCTATGAAGTCACTTACAGATATCAATTCAAAGTCGCTTGCGAAGGTGGGAATCACAGTTGATTCCAAGTCCGGCAAGCTGTCTGTCGACGAGGATACCTTTAAAAAGGCTGATTCGACCAGGGTTGATGCACTTTTTAAGGGGAATGGCTCTTATGCTTATGCAGTTGCAAGCAAGGCTTCAATGCTTGAGTATGCTGCAAAGAATGAGGCAGAAAAGACTAACACATATGGCGCCAATGGAAGGTATACACAGGCCTATAACAGTGGATATAATTATAATATGTTTTTATAG
- a CDS encoding ABC-F family ATP-binding cassette domain-containing protein has translation MISANNITLRIGKKALFEDVNIKFTEGNCYGLIGANGAGKSTFLKILSGQLEPTSGDIAITPGQRLSFLQQDHFKYDEFTVLDTVIMGNKRLYDIMKEKEAIYMKEDFSDEDGIRASELEAEFADMDGWNAESDAATLLNGLGVSTDDHYTLMADLPGAIKVKVLLAQALFGNPDILLLDEPTNHLDLDAISWLEEFLINFENTVIVVSHDRYFLNKVCTNIADMDYGKIQLYAGNYDFWYESSQLIVRQMKEANKKKEEKIKELQEFIQRFSANASKSKQATSRKRALEKIQLDEIRPSSRKYPYIDFRPEREIGNDVLFVEGISKTIDGVKVLDNISFTVNHDDKIAFVGGNELAKTTMFKILAGELEPDEGSYKWGVTTSQSYFPKDNTTIFDTDELIVDWLTQYSEIKDATYVRGFLGRMLFAGEDGVKKMRVLSGGEKVRVLLSRMMIMGSNVLMFDEPTDHLDMESITALNNGMIKFPGVILFACRDHQVVQTTANRIIEFLPNGSMIDKITTYDEYLDSDEMARKRQVYSMSEDDEKDN, from the coding sequence ATGATTAGTGCAAACAATATTACATTAAGAATTGGTAAAAAAGCTTTATTTGAGGATGTCAACATAAAATTCACAGAGGGAAACTGCTACGGACTTATTGGTGCAAACGGTGCCGGCAAGTCTACATTTTTAAAGATTCTCTCAGGACAGCTTGAGCCTACAAGCGGTGATATCGCAATCACTCCGGGACAGAGACTGTCATTCTTACAGCAGGATCACTTCAAGTACGATGAGTTTACAGTACTTGATACGGTTATCATGGGTAATAAGCGTCTCTATGATATCATGAAGGAGAAGGAAGCCATCTATATGAAGGAGGATTTCTCAGACGAGGACGGAATCCGTGCCAGCGAGCTTGAGGCTGAGTTTGCCGATATGGACGGCTGGAATGCTGAGTCGGATGCAGCTACTCTCTTAAACGGTCTCGGTGTATCTACTGATGATCACTACACTCTGATGGCAGATCTGCCGGGTGCAATAAAGGTCAAGGTGCTTCTCGCTCAGGCACTGTTTGGAAATCCTGACATACTGCTTCTCGATGAGCCTACCAACCACTTAGACCTCGATGCCATCTCATGGCTTGAGGAATTCCTCATCAATTTCGAGAATACGGTCATCGTTGTATCCCATGACAGATACTTTCTCAACAAGGTCTGCACAAACATCGCCGACATGGATTACGGTAAGATCCAGCTCTACGCAGGAAACTATGATTTCTGGTATGAATCAAGCCAGCTTATTGTCCGTCAGATGAAGGAAGCAAACAAAAAGAAAGAGGAAAAAATCAAGGAGCTGCAGGAATTTATCCAGCGTTTCTCTGCCAATGCCTCTAAATCAAAGCAGGCTACATCAAGAAAGCGTGCCCTCGAAAAAATCCAGCTTGATGAAATACGTCCATCAAGCCGTAAATACCCATACATTGATTTCCGTCCTGAGCGTGAAATCGGAAACGACGTGCTCTTTGTCGAGGGCATTTCAAAAACCATCGACGGCGTAAAGGTACTTGACAATATCTCATTCACTGTCAACCATGATGACAAAATTGCATTTGTCGGTGGAAACGAGCTTGCAAAAACAACTATGTTTAAAATCCTTGCCGGAGAGCTTGAGCCTGACGAGGGCTCATATAAATGGGGTGTCACAACCAGCCAGTCATACTTTCCAAAGGACAATACCACAATCTTTGATACTGATGAGCTAATCGTCGACTGGCTCACACAGTACTCAGAAATCAAGGACGCCACATATGTGCGAGGTTTCCTTGGCCGTATGCTCTTTGCCGGTGAGGATGGAGTAAAGAAAATGCGTGTACTCTCCGGAGGAGAAAAGGTTCGTGTACTGCTCTCCCGCATGATGATCATGGGAAGCAATGTACTCATGTTCGATGAGCCTACAGACCACCTCGACATGGAGTCAATAACAGCATTAAACAACGGAATGATAAAATTCCCGGGAGTAATCCTCTTTGCCTGCCGTGACCACCAGGTAGTCCAGACAACCGCCAACCGAATCATAGAATTCCTGCCAAACGGTTCAATGATCGACAAGATCACAACCTACGACGAATATCTTGATAGCGATGAGATGGCACGTAAGCGTCAGGTCTACTCAATGAGCGAGGACGATGAAAAAGACAACTAA
- the nifJ gene encoding pyruvate:ferredoxin (flavodoxin) oxidoreductase — protein MSRAKQSMDGNTAAAHVAYAYTEVAGIYPITPSSPMADTVDQWSAAGQKNIFGSTVKVVEMESEAGAAGTVHGSLAAGALTTTFTASQGLLLMIPNMYKIAGENLPCVFDVSARTVSSHALNIFGDHSDVYACRQTGFAMLCETNPQEVMDLSPVAHCAALEGKVPFINFFDGFRTSHEIQKIEKWDYEDLKEMCPMDAVAEFRAHALNPEHPAARGSHENGDIFFQHREACNKFYDELPAVVEKYMDKVNAKLGTDYKLFNYYGAPDADRVIIAMGSINDVAEEVIDYLTAKGEKVGLIKVRLYRPWSSEALLNAIPKTAKKIAVLDRTKEPGSLGEPLYLDVATTLREAGMNDVVLVGGRYGLGSKDTPPSSVFAVYTELEKDAPKHRFTIGIVDDVTNLSLPEVKPAPITSAPGTKECKFWGLGGDGTVGANKNSTKIIGDHTDKYIQAYFQYDSKKTGGVTISHLRFGDNPIRSPYYINQADFVACHNPAYVIQGMKMVQDVKPGGVFMINCQWSDEELAHHLNADAKKYIADNNIQLYTINAIDKAIEIGMGKRTNTILQSAFFKLADVMPIDKAVEYMKAAAKKSYSKKGDAVVEMNYKAIDAGVDAVHKVEVPESWKNPEADAPKAERTGRPEVVKLVNELLDPIAKMDGDSLPVSAFADKADGQYVTGASAYEKRGTAVTVPQWDPEKCIQCNNCAFVCSHATIRPFLLTDDEVKAAPDNMKVADMKPKAGAYKYTMSVSPLDCMGCGECITVCPTAAISMQPQESQAAEQPVFDYLVANVSKKTDAGMVDTTPKGSQFNQPLLEFSGSCAGCAETSYARLITQLFGEQMYISNATGCSSIWGNPAATSPYTVNINSKKGPAWSNSLFEDNAEHGLGMEVGQRYLRDQAIELVKEIAASDKATAEFKAAADKFLETKDDTKANVEPTTALIAELEKAAAAGCEKSKEVLAKKDYLGKKSVWIFGGDGWAYDIGFGGLDHVLASGENVNVMVFDTEMYSNTGGQASKASNIGEVCQFAAAGKETSKKSLSEIAMSYGYVYVAQIALGANPAQAVKAITEAEAYPGPSLIIGYAPCELHGIAKGGMNHCQDEMKKAVKAGYWNLFSFNPALKAEGKNPFTLTSKAGDGSYQEFLNNEARYTRLIKPFPERAEKLFAKSEETAKARYTHLEKLVKLYGED, from the coding sequence ATGTCTAGAGCAAAACAGTCGATGGATGGAAATACCGCTGCCGCTCATGTAGCATATGCCTACACAGAGGTTGCCGGAATCTATCCTATCACACCTTCTAGCCCAATGGCTGATACAGTTGATCAGTGGTCAGCAGCAGGACAGAAGAACATTTTCGGAAGCACTGTAAAGGTAGTTGAGATGGAGTCTGAGGCAGGTGCCGCTGGTACAGTTCACGGATCTCTTGCAGCTGGTGCACTTACTACAACATTTACAGCTTCACAGGGACTTTTACTTATGATCCCTAATATGTACAAAATCGCAGGTGAGAATCTTCCTTGCGTATTTGACGTATCAGCTCGTACAGTATCTTCACATGCACTGAATATTTTCGGTGATCACAGTGATGTATATGCTTGTCGTCAGACTGGTTTCGCAATGCTTTGTGAGACAAATCCACAGGAGGTTATGGATCTTTCACCGGTTGCACACTGTGCAGCACTTGAGGGAAAGGTTCCATTCATCAACTTCTTCGATGGATTCCGTACTTCTCATGAGATTCAGAAGATCGAGAAGTGGGATTATGAAGATCTCAAAGAGATGTGTCCAATGGATGCAGTTGCAGAATTCAGAGCACACGCTCTTAACCCAGAGCATCCAGCAGCTCGTGGATCACACGAGAACGGAGATATCTTCTTCCAGCATAGAGAGGCATGTAACAAGTTCTATGATGAGCTTCCAGCAGTTGTTGAGAAGTACATGGACAAGGTTAATGCTAAGCTTGGTACAGATTACAAATTATTCAACTACTACGGAGCACCTGACGCAGATCGTGTAATCATCGCTATGGGTTCTATCAATGATGTAGCTGAGGAAGTAATTGATTACTTAACAGCAAAGGGAGAGAAAGTCGGACTTATTAAGGTACGTCTTTACCGTCCATGGTCTTCAGAGGCTCTTCTTAATGCTATTCCAAAGACAGCAAAGAAGATCGCTGTATTAGACCGTACAAAAGAGCCAGGATCACTTGGTGAGCCATTATACTTAGACGTTGCTACAACACTTCGTGAAGCAGGAATGAACGATGTTGTATTAGTAGGCGGACGTTACGGATTAGGATCTAAGGATACACCACCTTCTTCAGTATTTGCTGTATATACAGAGCTTGAGAAGGATGCTCCTAAGCACAGATTTACAATTGGAATCGTGGATGATGTTACAAATCTTTCACTTCCAGAGGTTAAGCCAGCTCCTATCACATCTGCACCTGGTACAAAAGAGTGCAAGTTCTGGGGTCTCGGCGGAGATGGTACTGTAGGTGCTAACAAGAACTCTACAAAGATCATCGGTGACCACACAGACAAATACATCCAGGCATACTTCCAGTATGATTCAAAGAAGACTGGTGGTGTTACAATTTCTCACTTGAGATTTGGTGACAACCCAATCAGAAGCCCATACTACATCAACCAGGCAGACTTCGTAGCATGCCACAACCCTGCATATGTTATCCAGGGCATGAAGATGGTTCAGGATGTTAAGCCAGGCGGAGTATTCATGATCAACTGCCAGTGGTCAGATGAAGAGCTTGCTCATCACCTCAACGCTGACGCTAAGAAATATATCGCTGACAACAACATTCAGCTTTACACAATCAACGCTATCGACAAGGCTATCGAGATCGGAATGGGTAAGAGAACTAACACAATTCTCCAGTCTGCATTCTTCAAGCTTGCTGACGTAATGCCTATCGATAAGGCTGTAGAGTACATGAAGGCTGCTGCTAAGAAGTCATACTCAAAGAAGGGTGATGCAGTAGTAGAGATGAACTACAAGGCTATCGATGCCGGTGTTGACGCTGTACATAAGGTAGAGGTTCCTGAGTCTTGGAAGAATCCAGAGGCAGATGCTCCTAAGGCAGAGCGCACAGGACGTCCAGAGGTTGTTAAGCTTGTTAACGAGCTTCTTGATCCAATCGCTAAGATGGATGGAGACAGCCTTCCAGTTTCAGCATTCGCTGACAAGGCAGACGGACAGTATGTAACAGGTGCTTCTGCATACGAGAAGAGAGGAACAGCCGTTACAGTTCCACAGTGGGATCCAGAGAAGTGTATCCAGTGTAACAACTGTGCATTTGTATGTTCTCACGCTACAATTCGTCCATTCTTACTTACAGATGACGAAGTAAAGGCAGCTCCTGACAACATGAAGGTTGCTGATATGAAGCCAAAGGCAGGCGCTTACAAGTATACAATGAGCGTATCTCCACTTGACTGTATGGGATGTGGTGAGTGTATCACAGTTTGTCCTACAGCAGCTATCTCAATGCAGCCACAGGAGTCTCAGGCAGCAGAGCAGCCAGTATTTGATTACTTAGTAGCTAACGTTTCTAAGAAGACAGATGCCGGAATGGTTGATACAACACCTAAGGGATCACAGTTCAACCAGCCACTCCTTGAGTTCTCAGGCTCATGTGCAGGATGTGCTGAGACATCTTATGCTAGACTTATTACACAGCTCTTCGGTGAGCAGATGTACATCTCTAACGCAACAGGATGTTCTTCTATCTGGGGTAACCCGGCAGCTACATCACCATACACAGTAAATATCAACTCTAAGAAGGGACCAGCTTGGTCTAACTCACTCTTCGAGGATAATGCTGAGCATGGTTTAGGTATGGAAGTTGGACAGAGATATCTCCGTGACCAGGCTATCGAGCTTGTTAAAGAGATCGCTGCATCAGACAAGGCTACAGCTGAGTTCAAGGCAGCAGCAGATAAGTTCCTTGAGACAAAGGATGACACAAAGGCAAATGTTGAGCCAACAACAGCTCTTATTGCAGAGTTAGAGAAGGCAGCAGCAGCCGGATGTGAGAAATCTAAAGAAGTACTTGCTAAGAAGGATTACCTAGGAAAGAAATCTGTATGGATCTTCGGTGGTGACGGATGGGCATATGATATCGGTTTCGGTGGATTAGACCATGTACTTGCTTCTGGTGAGAACGTAAACGTAATGGTATTCGATACAGAGATGTACTCTAACACAGGTGGACAGGCTTCTAAGGCTTCTAACATCGGTGAGGTATGTCAGTTCGCAGCAGCCGGTAAAGAGACAAGCAAGAAGTCACTTTCAGAGATCGCTATGAGCTACGGATATGTATACGTTGCACAGATCGCTCTTGGAGCAAACCCAGCACAGGCTGTTAAGGCTATCACAGAGGCTGAGGCTTATCCGGGACCATCACTCATCATCGGATACGCACCTTGCGAGCTTCACGGTATCGCTAAGGGTGGTATGAACCACTGCCAGGATGAGATGAAGAAGGCTGTTAAGGCTGGATACTGGAATCTCTTCTCATTCAACCCTGCACTCAAGGCTGAAGGAAAGAATCCATTCACACTTACATCAAAGGCCGGCGACGGATCTTACCAGGAGTTCCTTAACAACGAGGCACGTTATACTCGTCTTATCAAGCCATTCCCAGAGAGAGCAGAGAAACTCTTTGCTAAGTCTGAGGAGACAGCTAAGGCACGTTATACACACCTTGAGAAACTCGTTAAATTATACGGAGAGGACTAA
- a CDS encoding putative manganese-dependent inorganic diphosphatase, which translates to MAKKIVRVVGHKNPDTDSICAAIAYANLKSHTDDTMEYIPMRAGSISAETAFVLDYFKADTPALLKDVGTQIKDIHIRRTEGVSSNLSMKKAWEMMKILNVVTLPVVNKKDKLEGLIVTGDIAKSYMDVYDNSILAKARTQYRNIIETLDGKIVAGNEHGYFVKGKVIVAAGTPDTIKGNVAEDDLVIISDREESQLICIEANCSCIIVTSGFDISKDVINAANAKDVVVISTPYDTFTTSRLINQSMPIKSFMTRENLIHFDLDDYVDDVRDTVSKIRHRDFPILDENQNYVGMFSRRNLMNARKKQVILVDHNETSQAVANIDEAEILEIIDHHRIGSLETIGPVYFRNQPLGCTGTIIYQMYMEKGVEVTPQMAGLMCAAILSDTLVFRSPTCTQVDKSTALILAEIAQIDVEEFAQKMFEAGSNFANKTEEEILNQDFKIFHSGDYTFGVSQISALSRTELDKVQARVVPLLDKMQVEKQLDMLFVMLTDILNESTYLIYSGAEAASIAASAYNLPQSKDGIMLKGVVSRKKQLIPELINVINER; encoded by the coding sequence ATGGCAAAAAAGATTGTAAGAGTTGTTGGACATAAAAATCCTGACACAGATTCTATCTGTGCAGCAATAGCGTATGCAAACCTTAAATCACATACAGACGATACGATGGAATACATACCAATGAGAGCAGGCAGCATCAGTGCAGAGACAGCATTTGTGCTGGATTATTTTAAGGCAGATACGCCTGCCCTTTTAAAGGATGTTGGCACACAGATAAAGGATATACATATCAGAAGGACTGAGGGTGTCAGCAGTAATCTATCCATGAAAAAGGCATGGGAGATGATGAAGATACTCAACGTAGTCACTCTTCCGGTTGTCAATAAGAAGGACAAGCTTGAAGGACTTATTGTGACAGGTGATATAGCAAAGTCATATATGGATGTGTATGACAATTCTATCCTGGCAAAAGCGAGGACCCAGTACAGAAATATTATAGAGACGCTGGATGGCAAGATAGTTGCAGGCAATGAGCATGGCTATTTTGTGAAAGGAAAGGTTATAGTTGCAGCAGGTACACCTGATACTATAAAGGGCAATGTGGCTGAGGATGATCTGGTCATCATATCAGACCGTGAAGAGTCACAGCTTATATGTATTGAGGCAAACTGCAGCTGTATCATTGTGACAAGCGGCTTCGATATATCGAAGGATGTCATAAATGCTGCAAACGCTAAGGATGTGGTAGTGATAAGTACACCATATGACACGTTTACCACATCGCGTCTGATAAACCAGAGTATGCCGATAAAATCATTTATGACAAGGGAAAATCTTATTCATTTTGATTTGGATGATTATGTGGATGATGTGCGTGATACTGTTTCAAAAATCCGACACAGGGATTTCCCAATACTTGACGAAAACCAAAATTATGTGGGTATGTTTTCACGCAGAAATTTAATGAATGCAAGGAAAAAACAGGTGATACTTGTGGATCATAATGAGACCTCACAGGCAGTGGCCAACATTGATGAGGCTGAGATTCTTGAGATAATTGATCATCATCGAATTGGTTCTCTTGAGACAATAGGACCTGTGTATTTCAGAAATCAGCCGCTTGGATGTACCGGAACCATCATCTATCAGATGTATATGGAAAAGGGTGTGGAGGTTACTCCTCAGATGGCGGGGCTTATGTGCGCTGCAATACTCTCTGACACACTAGTGTTCCGTTCGCCTACATGTACCCAGGTTGATAAATCTACAGCACTTATCCTAGCGGAGATTGCGCAGATAGATGTAGAAGAGTTTGCCCAGAAAATGTTCGAGGCAGGCAGTAACTTTGCTAACAAGACAGAAGAGGAAATATTAAATCAGGATTTTAAAATCTTTCATTCAGGGGATTATACATTTGGAGTATCACAGATTTCTGCTCTTTCGAGAACAGAGCTCGATAAGGTACAGGCGAGAGTGGTGCCTCTGCTTGACAAGATGCAGGTGGAAAAACAGCTTGATATGCTCTTTGTTATGCTCACGGATATACTTAATGAGTCTACATATCTCATCTACAGTGGTGCAGAGGCAGCGTCAATAGCAGCTTCAGCATACAATCTGCCACAGAGCAAGGATGGAATTATGCTTAAGGGAGTAGTGTCGCGTAAGAAGCAGCTCATACCTGAGCTTATAAATGTGATTAATGAGAGATAA
- a CDS encoding AraC family transcriptional regulator — protein sequence MDSNYTKAGYLTEPFKIFHLRDEHKLNIDFHYHDFHKILIHLHGNVSYCIEGRSYELKEHDIVLVNAGEVHKPILNDDSIYERIIIYVSQQLIDDYVSKGYDLACCFKQAYANQSHVLRLAATKGSRLADTIKGLDSTLRETNEYANELYQKLLFLEFLIQLNRITLHGGIEYINTFSSNKKIVEILDFLNKNLTNRISIDELADKFYMSRYHLMHTFKEETGCTIGSYITTKRLLLARDMIRDGSSVSAACDACGFGSYSSFIRAYRKQFHSTPTNT from the coding sequence ATGGATTCAAATTATACAAAAGCAGGCTACCTGACGGAGCCTTTTAAAATATTTCATCTAAGAGATGAACACAAGCTAAATATAGATTTCCATTACCATGATTTCCACAAAATTCTGATTCATCTGCACGGCAATGTATCCTACTGCATTGAGGGCCGCAGCTATGAGCTCAAAGAACATGATATCGTGCTTGTCAATGCCGGCGAGGTTCATAAGCCAATATTAAATGACGATTCAATTTATGAAAGAATCATTATATATGTATCACAGCAGCTTATTGACGATTATGTGAGCAAAGGCTATGATCTGGCATGCTGTTTCAAGCAGGCCTATGCTAACCAGTCACATGTACTAAGACTCGCTGCGACCAAAGGCAGCCGCCTGGCTGATACAATCAAGGGACTAGACTCTACACTTAGAGAAACCAATGAATATGCAAATGAGCTGTACCAGAAGCTCCTGTTTTTAGAGTTTCTGATACAGCTCAATCGTATCACCCTGCATGGCGGTATCGAATATATTAACACATTTTCCTCAAACAAAAAAATTGTAGAGATTTTGGATTTCTTAAATAAGAATTTAACAAACCGTATAAGTATTGATGAACTGGCAGATAAATTCTATATGAGCAGGTATCACCTGATGCACACCTTCAAGGAAGAAACCGGCTGCACCATAGGTTCATACATCACAACAAAGCGTCTGCTGCTCGCCCGCGATATGATTCGCGACGGAAGCAGTGTGTCTGCCGCCTGCGATGCCTGTGGATTTGGAAGCTATTCCTCATTTATCCGTGCATACCGCAAGCAATTCCATTCTACCCCTACAAATACATAA